Genomic DNA from Veillonella criceti:
AATTGTCTAAAGAGTATTCCTTAGCTGTTATTGAAGGCGATTTGTATACGGCTAAAGATGCAGAACGAATTCATAAATTAGGAATCCCTGTTTTACAGATTAATACAGTAGGCGGTTGCCATTTAGATGCCAAGATGATTGAAGAGGCCTTGAGTGATTTAGATTTAGAGGCACTCGATATGATTATTATAGAAAATGTGGGGAATTTAGTATGTCCTGCTGAATTTGCTATTGGCGAAGCGATGAAAGTGACGGTTTTATCCGTTACTGAAGGGGAAGATAAACCGTTAAAATATCCACTTATCTTTAAAGAGTCGAAAGCGGTATTGTTAAATAAAGTTGATTTATTGCCATACATTCCGTTCGATAAAGCGAAAGCGTTGACAGATATTCATAACTTAAATCCTACGGCGGATGTATTTGAAGTGAGTTGTACTGCTAAAACAGGCATAGAAGAGTGGACCAATTGGTTACGAGCGCAAATTGATACAGCGCGAAAGGGTTAATTATGAAGGATTTACAGAAAATGCGGTTGGTTTTTGCATTGGGGGCTTTTTTATTACCTATCGCGGTAGGAATTATGCCTGTATGGGGTGCTGATGCGGATATAAGTATGGATCCTACTGATACGTGGGCCCCAGAACGGGCGGCTGTTAATAAGATGGCGGTACGCTTAGCTGAAAGTTTAGAAGCGCAAAAAAGTCAAGAAGCTGGCGTTGATTTGACGGCCGTTGGTAAAAGCTATACAGCCGATACGTTAGAACCTATGAAGGCGAGCGACTTTAAGGTGCGTGATTTTGCGCTTGGTATGACAGAGCCCGCTTTGACAAGTGAATCATTACGCTCTAGTTTAAGTGGGGATCAAGTCGGACAAACAACAGGTGACTTTACAACCTATACGGGTGAAGCGGGGAGTTATACGGTTTATTCTGGGCCAACTTTTTCTAATTTAGATTCAAATAAAATTCTTCGTAAAGAAGGTTTAACCTATGCGTATCAGCCAAGAGCGATTACGAATATTCACATTACATCAGCTGATATTGAGACAGAAAGAGGTATTTTTGTTGGTAAAAGTCGGGGAGCCGTACTATTTGCTTATGGCGCACCACAGGCCATGTGGCGTGACTTAAAAAAGGGAACGGTTTCCTTAATATATTTTTTTGATTCACGTAAAATATTTGTAAAAAACAAGCAGGAGTTTACCAGTGCTGTGGCGAATGATAACAAGGTAAGCACAGCAGTGTTGAATCCTGAGACAGATAGGGCCATTGCGCAGTATTTAGTCTTTACCTTAAAGGATAATAAAGTAAATACAATTGATATGATTGATGGTCAAGTGTGGACACATCTTCGGTTACCGGCTATTACGCCACAATATTATAAGGCAAATCAGTTGGCAGATGATGATTTCATGCTTA
This window encodes:
- the hypB gene encoding hydrogenase nickel incorporation protein HypB → MEVTVMTDVLAKNDAIAANLQRIFKEKNIFVFNLLGSPGAGKTSLLEATLKELSKEYSLAVIEGDLYTAKDAERIHKLGIPVLQINTVGGCHLDAKMIEEALSDLDLEALDMIIIENVGNLVCPAEFAIGEAMKVTVLSVTEGEDKPLKYPLIFKESKAVLLNKVDLLPYIPFDKAKALTDIHNLNPTADVFEVSCTAKTGIEEWTNWLRAQIDTARKG